Part of the Rhinolophus ferrumequinum isolate MPI-CBG mRhiFer1 chromosome 25, mRhiFer1_v1.p, whole genome shotgun sequence genome, cgcccaaaagacctcccctctccacccaaaacttccccttttcgtTGTAATTATCTgcccctatgaggaacaaatgggtatacaaaatacccaactagattaaactggTCACTCACATCTGcacagtttaaaaagatgaggtaatagcctcttgtcaatcacagatgtcaatcaagtggtcccatgcttagaaaggaacagcccattctagaggaaaaaggataaaaactccaagtcctcgccagtcaaGGCCTTTCGAACTTCTTTTTCTCAGcccactccaaactctttggagtgtgttttttctcctaataatgtcACCTTGGGctcttgagccattctctactgctcagGTCCACTTCTATTTCTTGAAGTGTActatttcttctaataaactactctttcaccactttatttctgtgtctcattcaattctttgttcaagatgccaagaacctgggcATTGCGCTGAGAAGGACTCACTCTCCGGTAACACTATGAAGAACAAATGGGtgcaaaatacccaactagattagaccagtcactcacacctgcacaaTAAAGGCCACAACGGCCTTCATTTCACTTGGGCCTCATATACCATCATTATAACATCATACCTATGTGCAGGAGTTCATTATAACAGTTtgaattctgggaaagaacatgtgcagtctaaaaagatgaggtaacaGCCTCTTGTCAGTCAAGTGGTCCCATGCCCAGAAAGGagcagcccattctagagaaaaaaggataaaaactccacgTCTTTTCCAGTTAGGCCTTCTTTTGAGCCCGGGTCCTTGGCCCTTCGGGCCTTTAAGCCTCTGAAATTTTGAGCTCTTTTTGAacctcttcttttgctcagcctgctccaaactctttggagttttctatcctttttaataatggcccttgagccactgctttctgcctgGGTCCAttcctatttctttgaagtgtactatctcttctaataaagtGCTTTTTCACTATATCTCCATATCTCATTCAGTTCTTTGCtcaagatgccaagaacctggacaccacgcTGAGAAGagcccactctctggtaacacTACGATTCAAGCCAGCCAGCAGTTCTGGGAATGGTTGAGGTTTGAGAAGATTCTCATTGTGAACTTTACAGCCAGCTGACCCCTGAGAAATTGCACCCCTGAGAAATTCCAGTAGTGAACACTTCAGCCTCCCTCATCCTCACTCAGCTTAGTGGAGGACCAGAGGTGTTATATGAATAATTCTACGTCTGCAGTGCTGTTTACtactggagacatttttgttggTAGAATGATGACATATGCCTTTACACCATGACCACCACCATTCCAATTGGAAATACGAAGACACTGTCAGCACCCCAGGTATCATTTCTTCTTGTTTGCAGATGCTGTGGGAGATGAGTGTGAGAAAACTGGGGAAATTGAAAGAGTAATTAGAATCTTTATCAACCTTTTCTTCTGTTTAACTATCAGTAAATGGCTCGATGATAGAAATCCTCACCATAAAAAAGGAGTTTTTGTTTCGCTGCCAAAACCAAGTGGTGGTTTCTTAACCAGGTAAGAAACACTTTTTTTGTGATGGAAATTCTGGGACCAATTTGGAGGAGGGCAAGGGTGCCTTAGGGAGATGGGATGGAGATAATGAGAGCTATAATTCATTATTCAGTCTCTGTTCCTGTGCTCCTCCCTTTTGCAGATCTGGTTTCCTTTGGGAAAAGAGTGAAGttccattttaatataattcttattttccatttccatagaAATCTCTAAAGAAGAATGGTCACAGGAATCATTCCATAATTATGTTCATCTTAGTGGGTTTAACACAGCAGCCAGAACTCCAGCTGCCTCTCTTTCTCCTGTTCCTGGGAATCTACATGGTGACGGTAATGGGTAACTTGGGCTTGATCCTCCTGATTGCAGTCAGACCTCTGCTGCACACCCCAATGTATTACTTCCTCAGCATCTTGTCCTTCATTGATCTCTGCTATTCCCCTGTCATTACCCCCAAAATGCTGGTGAACTTCCTAGGGAAGAAGAAGGTGATCCTTTATTCTGAGTGTATGTCACAGCTCTTTCTTTGTAGTCTTTGTGGATGACGGAGGGTTACCTACTATGATGGCATACAATCGTTATGTTGCCATCTGCAACCCACTGCTTTATAATGTGATCATGTCCTCTCAGGTCTGTCCACTGCTTGTGTTGATTGCCTTTATCCTgggctttctctctgtgtgtcccatTCAAGTGCCATGATGAAACTGTCATGTAGATCCCACATCATCAGCCATTACTTCTGTGATGTCCTTCCTCTCCTAAACCTCTCCTGCTCCAATACACAACTCAATGAGCTTAGGCTCATTGTCGTTATTAACACCTTGGTGCCCACCCTCGCTGTCTTCATTTCCTATGCCTTCATTTTCTACAAATCCTTCGCGTCCAATCCTCAGAAGGCTGGTCCAAAGTTCTTGGAACTTGCAGTTCTCATCTCATCTTCTTTGGGTCTGTAgcagaatccaagaccggaaagaacccaagcggcactcagagagttaggagagtcagctttattacgccggtgggctcagcgggatccttcccaaaagactgagcccctagcaaggttttgagcaggtttttatgggttgcgTACtgccttgagttggggaaggggtaggtgtcgtctggtgattggctcaaagTGTGGtttggagggggttatgcagaagtgggctggggcttaggctgggggaCTTGTCTCTCCGctcaggccaccattttagctcagttccacatggcagggaacAATTTTAAGGTCATTTTTCCCATCATGTCCCCCCTGTTGATGATCGTAAGTGGTAACAACTTAGAGATCATCATATTAGCTAAGTGGACGATAACCCCGTAGGGCAAGGATCCGGGCTGTGGCCCAACGGGTGACGGAGGTCTCTATGAAATGTAAGTATGAGAAGGTTGGGTGGCCGGCAAATTTTTCCCAGGCAAATGCCTTCCCAGGAAAGGGAGGCAGCAACCCAAAACAGGAAACAGAACCCCAATAGTCCTTTCTTTAGCAGTGACCAGCTCGGTGGGGTGGTGAGCAAGGTGAGGGCTAGAAATACTAGGAGTCCAATAACAGCAAGGATGGAGGCCAGGCAGATGATGGCGAGGCTCATCCAGGCTGTTTCTTGAGGGTCAGGCGGAGTGGATGGGCTGGGTCAGGCCAGGCGGTCCAGGCGTCGGTCTCTAGCTGGGCTCCTTTAACCCGGGTGTGATGGATCCATGGGACAATGCCTGAAACTTTAAGAGTGGTAGCAGTAACAAGTATTACAGTATGAGGTCCTGTCCACCTGGGCCGGAGGGGTTCACGTttccaatctttgacccagacCTGATCTCCCAGGGTAAAGGGGTGTACCGGGGTACCGAGGGAAATGagggccctttccagaatgtaagcacGTACATCTGTGAGGACCTTGCCTAGTTCGGCCATCTGGTGttggaggctggagaaccccAGCTGGCGAATGTCGCCAGAGAGACTCgttagcaggggagggggcctccCGAACATAATTTCgaagggagagaatccagatttgCCAGGGGTGCAGCGCGCCCGAAGGACGGCTAGCGGTAGGATGTCCACCCACCCTAGGGAGGTCTCCTGGTGGAGTTTAGCCAATGTCCCCTTGAAGGTACGGTTCATGCGTCCCactttccctgagctttgtggtcTGTAAGCTGTATGGAGCCTCCAGTTGATGCCCATAGCTCTGGCTACCGTCTGGAGAAGCTCTGCTATGAAGGCTGGTCCACTGTCACTGTGTATGGAAAGTGGAATCCCGTAACGGGGAATAATTTCCCTGAGGAGAACCTTAGCTACTTCGTGGCTTTTTCAGTCCGAGTGGGGAAAGCTTCAACCTACCCGGAGTAGGAAAAGACCAAGACCAGTAAATACTTAATGCCGCGGCAGCTTGTGATGTCGGTGAAGTCGACTTTGAGGTCTTATAAAGGCACAGCTCTGCTCCTTTGGATCCCGGGaatggggctggggctggactttggattgttctttgcacAAGTGAGGCAGCGTTCTCCGATGGACTTGCAAAGAGCTGACAGCCGGCTAATGTAGAAGTTTTTGGCTAGGAGGCCTTCGAGAGCAGTTTTTCCTAGTGGTTAACTTGTGGTATTCAGCGGTTACTTGACCCAGCAGGGCCAGGATGAAGAGTCTTCTGTCGGGCAGTTGCCACCACCCTTGTGGCAACCTGGTGGCCCCTTCTGATCTTGCCCATCTGAGTTCTTCTGTGTACCGCAGGAGGGATGTGGTGGTAGTGTCAGTGACCAAGAGTAGTTCACTAGGGCTTCCCATCACCGCTGATTTGGCCGTGGTGTCGGCAAGCCTGTTCCCGACTGCTGAGGTCTCGTTGCCTCTCTGGTGGCACCGACAATGGATAACTgcaacctgctggggaagccaaatAGCTTGCAGGAGcttaaggatttcttgtttatttctttcttttttttttttttttttttttaatttattggagtgacaattgttagtaaaattatatagatttcaggtgtgcaattctgtatcacatcatctataaatcacactgtgtgttcaccacccagagtcagttccccttccatcaccatacatttgatccccctcaccctcatcccccaccccccaatttctAACAGTTTTTCCCTCCACGGtcagaaggcctctttctttgtatatacCCCCATGGATATGGAGGTTGCAAAGGCATACCGAGAGTTGGTGTAGATGTTGACTTTCCGGCCCTCACATAGAGTAAGGGCTCTTATTAGTGCCCATAGTTCTGCCCGTTAGGCTGACCATCCCGATGGAAGTGCCCCTGCCTCGAGTACCTCATCTGTGGTTACCGGATACCCTGCGTGACGTTTTCCAAGCTGCTGCCGTCAGTATAGAGAGTAAGGTCCACGTTAGGATGTGGACTGTCCCGGAGGTCAGGTCTGGTGGTGTAGACCTCGTTGATAACTTTTGTACAGTCATGTTCTGGGTCCCCTTCCTCGGTTGGCAGGAAAGTGGCTGGGTTCAGGGTGCGCATAGTTTCTAACAAGATACGagggttttccaggagtagccCCTGATACTGAGTCAGCCGTGTGTTCGACAGCCATCGGAGTCCTTGACTGCTCATTAAGGTGGTGACCGAGTGGGGTACTTTAACTATGAGTCTTTGGCCTAAGGTGAGCTTGTCTGCCTCTTTGATTAGAATCACAGTAGTAGCTGCTAGGGTCCACAGGCATGGTGGCCAACCTGCTGCTACAGGGTCCAATTTATTTGAGAGGTAGGCAGTGGGACGGAGCCATGGTCCAACTGTTTGGACGAGCAGTCCTAAGGTTCttttgtctttctcaaggacAAATAAGTGGAATGGCCTCTCGGCATCAGGTAACCCGAGGGCTGGGGCCTGTCCAAGTGATCTCTTTAGCTGCTGGAAGGTGTTTTCTTAATCTTCTGTCTATAGCATGGGGGCCTTTTC contains:
- the LOC117017361 gene encoding LOW QUALITY PROTEIN: olfactory receptor 8D1-like (The sequence of the model RefSeq protein was modified relative to this genomic sequence to represent the inferred CDS: inserted 5 bases in 4 codons) — protein: MTTTIPIGNTKTLSAPQKSLKKNGHRNHSIIMFILVGLTQQPELQLPLFLLFLGIYMVTVMGNLGLILLIAVRPLLHTPMYYFLSILSFIDLCYSPVITPKMLVNFLGKKKVILYSECMSQLXFFVVFVDDGGLPTMMAYNRYVAICNPLLYNVIMSSQVCPLLVLIAFILGFLSXVSHSSAMMKLSCRSHIISHYFCDVLPLLNLSCSNTQLNELRLIVVINTLVPTLAVFISYAFIFXQILRVQSSEGWSKVLGTCSSHLIFFGFITFMYFKPXSSKFLKQEKVSSVFHTTVIPMLNPLIYSLRNKDVKKALRKVLVRK